From the Acidobacteriota bacterium genome, the window GATCAAGATGCACTCTTTTGAATCGGCGTTGAGACGACTTGAAATTCTGAAAAAAGGAAAGAAAGAGTTTATGAGTTCATCACGCGATCTATCAAGAAAAGCTCAAGAAAGGGAAAGTGTAACTTCTCAGCCCAAAGAGAAGCTCAGCGAGGGTGCTAAAGCTGTTATTACGATAACAAACTATCTTGGAGGAAGTTATTATTTTACGGTGGATGAGGCATATATTGATGGGAGAAATCTCCTTTTAGTTGAAGGTAAGCATACTCGGAAAAGCGAGCTTCCTAAGGAATCGGATATAAAAGATGGACTCCTGAAGATGGTATTATTCTCTAATCTTGAAGAAGTGATGGTCGGGGGGAGAGAATATTCACCACTTCCTATTCTCAAGTTGACCACAGGCAGTGGATTTAATCTTGAGAAGCTCTCGCTCCGCGAGAGAAAGGTATGGGAAAGGTTGAAGGAAGAAGCGGAGAAAAACAGCTTTAAGATAATGCTTAATGGTGATTTTGTAGTCTAATCTTTCTGTTTTCAGTGGGCTTCGAGCCAGTTTCTTCCCACCCCGATATCCACCACGATGGGTACCAAAAGCTCCATTACCCCCTCCATCTCTTCCTTTATCAGCTTCTTCGCCTCGTCCAATTCCCCTTCCGGTACCTCGAAGAGAAGCTCGTCGTGTATCTGGATGATCATCTTCGTCTTTAGCTCCCTTTTCTCTATCTCTTCCTGTATCTTCACCATCGCTCGCTTGATCAGGTCTGCTGCTGTCCCCTGAATGGGGGTGTTTATGGCGATGTTCTCTGCACTCGCCCGGATGTAGGGGGTACTGCTCCTTATCTCGGGGATGAGCCTTCTCCTCCCGAGGAGGGTGGTAACATATCCCCGTTCCCTCGCATCCGCGATCGTTTTTTCTATAAAGAAGTGCACCTTGGGATGTTTCTCGAAGTAGGTCTCAATGAACCTCTTTGCCTCCTCGAGCGATAAACCGGTCTCCGCTGCCAGTCGCTGTGGTCCCATCCCGTAGATGATGCCGAAGTTTATCGCCTTTGCTCGGGAACGCATCTCCTTGGTCACCTCGTTCATCGGCACCCCGAAGATGACCGAAGCGGTCTTCCTGTGGATATCCTCCCCCGCGCGGAAAGCCTCGATGAGTAACGGGTCCTCCGAGAGGTGAGCCACTATCCTGAGCTCTATCTGGGAGTAATCGGCAGAAAGGAGGAGCCAGCCCTTATCCCGGGGTATGAAAGCCTTTCTTATCTCCTTCCCGATCTCCGAGCGGATGGGGATGTTTTGGAGGTTTGGCTCACTGCTCGAAAGCCTTCCCGTAGCGGTTACCGTCTGGTTGTAGGAGGTATGGATCCTCCCCGTTTTCGGGTTGATCATCTTGGGGAGGGCGTCGATATAGGTCGATTTGAGCTTGGAAAGCTCCCGGTAGTTGAGGATGAGCTTTACCAGGGGATGAGCGGATAGGTTGTTCAATACCGAGCTATCAGTGGAATAGCCCGTTTTCGTCTTCTTCATCCCCTTTCTTATTCCGAGCTCCTTGTGTATCTTTAGCTTCTCGAAGAGGATATGCGAGAGTTGCTGGGGCGAATTGATGTTGAACTTCTCCCCGGAAAGCTCGTAGATCTTGAGCTCAAGCTCATAGAGCTCTTTCGCCAGCTTCTGCGAGAGTTCGGCGAGCTTGGGCACATCGAGCGAGACCCCGTTCATCTCCATAATGGCAAGCACCCGGACGAGGGGCATCTCTATCTCGGTAAAGAGGTTCCATAAAGATAAAGTTTTGAGCCTCGGCTCGAGGTAATTCCTCAGCCTAAGGGTAATATCCGCATCCTCGCAGGCGTATTCCGCTACCTCGGTTAGGGGTACCTCGCTCATACTTATTTGTTTCTTACCCTTACCGATCAGGGACTTAGTGGGTATCTTCTTGTAGTTCAGGTATTCGAGGGCGATGGAATCGAGGTTGTGCTGTCTCCTTGAGGGGTTCAGGAGGTAGGAGGCGACCATTGTATCGAACTCGATGCCGGAAAGCTCAATCCCGTAATTCTTGAAGACGATGAGGTCGTATTTGATGTTCTGCCCGATCTTCCTTATCTTCGGGTCTTCGAGGATCGGCTTCACCATCCTCAAGGCTTCGTCGAGGGTGAAATCGGAGAGCTCGAGAAGGGGAAGGTAATAAGCCTCCCGCTCCTTGATGGCGAAGGAGATACCGATGAGCTCTGCTGACATCGGGCTTAATGCGGTCGTCTCAGTGTCCACCACCAAGGCACCCGCCTCTCTCACCTTCTCGATCAATCTCTCGAGTTCCTCCTTCCTTTTTATGGTGTGGTAGGAATGTTTGTCCTTGGTGGCGTCGGTTACCACCGTGTCTATCAAGCTTGAGAACTCAAGCTCGAGGAAGAGAGAGATCACCCGATTCCTGTCCGGTTCCTTCCGTTTTAGCCTCGTAAGCTCAAGCTCAAGGGGAAGATCCTTCTTTATGGTGACGAGCTCCCGGGAGAGAAACGCCTGCTTCTTGTTTTCTGCCAGTACCCGGCGTAGTTTTTCCCGCTCTATCTTATCCAGGTTGGCATAAACTCCTTCTAAGCTTCCGAACCTCTTTATAAGTTCGAGCGCCGTCTTCTCCCCCACCCCAGGAACACCCGGGATGTTGTCCGATTTATCGCCCATCAGGGCGAGTATGTCGATCACCCTTGAGGGAGGGACGCCGAACTTCTTGATAACATCCCGCTCGTCGAGTATCTCAAGCCCCTTCCCCCCAGCCCGGAGGTTGTAGATGAGGATCCGCTCTCCCACTAACTGCATAAAGTCCTTATCCCCGGTGACGATGTAGGAGGTAGCTCCTTTACCCGCTCCCTTTACCGCCATCGTTCCAATGACATCATCCGCCTCATAACCCGGTATTTCGATTGTGGGAACCCGTAAGGCGTCGAGTAGCTCCCTTATCCGCGGGAGCTGATCCCTCATCTCGTCGGGCATCTTCTGTCTCGTCGCCTTGTATTCGGGAAATATCCGGTGGCGGAAGGTGGGCTTTGGGCTATCGAATATGACCGCCAAATAATCCGGTTTCTCCTCTTCGATTATCTTGATCAAGGTGGTGGCGAAGCCGAAGGTCGCCGAGGTATTCTCTCCCTTCGAGGTTATAAGTGGGTTCCTGATGAAGGCGAAAAAGGAGCGATAGGCGAGGGCAGAACCATCGATGAGGAAGATCTTTTCCGGCACTGGATGGCTCCCTCAGCTATAGCGGTAGGATACGCCGAATCCGCCCATCGGGTTTTTCCAGCGGACGATATCGGGACAGGCGACCTGACAGGTGCCACATTCGAGGCAGTTTTCGAAGTTCACGATGCATTCGCCGGTTTCCTCGTTCCGCTCGTACACCTTTGCCGGACAGATGTAAAGAATAGCCGGGTCCTTCGCCCGCTTGAACGCCTCCTGATCCACCTCGATGTGGCTTATCTTATCGAGCTTTCGCTTGACTAAGTAAAGCCTGTCCTCGAGGGAAAGCTTCTTCGGCGGGGTGATTGCCTCTTTCCATTTTTCTTCACTCATAGCATTGCCCTCTTTGCTTGCCATAGCCTCTTAAGCAGGGAGAAGGTCCCCATTTTCTTCCGGAACCTCTTGATAACATCCCTTACCACCTCTTCCTTTGGGGTTTCGGAGACGGTGAAGAAGGAGGCGGCAAGATCAACGACGAAGGGGAGCTGATCCGAGAGGAATTCCGGATTGTCCTTAAGGAAGCGAATGAATCGGCGGTATTTCTTGATGTCCTTAAGGACGAAGGAATCTTCCAGCTTCTTTC encodes:
- a CDS encoding 4Fe-4S dicluster domain-containing protein, encoding MSEEKWKEAITPPKKLSLEDRLYLVKRKLDKISHIEVDQEAFKRAKDPAILYICPAKVYERNEETGECIVNFENCLECGTCQVACPDIVRWKNPMGGFGVSYRYS
- the polA gene encoding DNA polymerase I, whose translation is MPEKIFLIDGSALAYRSFFAFIRNPLITSKGENTSATFGFATTLIKIIEEEKPDYLAVIFDSPKPTFRHRIFPEYKATRQKMPDEMRDQLPRIRELLDALRVPTIEIPGYEADDVIGTMAVKGAGKGATSYIVTGDKDFMQLVGERILIYNLRAGGKGLEILDERDVIKKFGVPPSRVIDILALMGDKSDNIPGVPGVGEKTALELIKRFGSLEGVYANLDKIEREKLRRVLAENKKQAFLSRELVTIKKDLPLELELTRLKRKEPDRNRVISLFLELEFSSLIDTVVTDATKDKHSYHTIKRKEELERLIEKVREAGALVVDTETTALSPMSAELIGISFAIKEREAYYLPLLELSDFTLDEALRMVKPILEDPKIRKIGQNIKYDLIVFKNYGIELSGIEFDTMVASYLLNPSRRQHNLDSIALEYLNYKKIPTKSLIGKGKKQISMSEVPLTEVAEYACEDADITLRLRNYLEPRLKTLSLWNLFTEIEMPLVRVLAIMEMNGVSLDVPKLAELSQKLAKELYELELKIYELSGEKFNINSPQQLSHILFEKLKIHKELGIRKGMKKTKTGYSTDSSVLNNLSAHPLVKLILNYRELSKLKSTYIDALPKMINPKTGRIHTSYNQTVTATGRLSSSEPNLQNIPIRSEIGKEIRKAFIPRDKGWLLLSADYSQIELRIVAHLSEDPLLIEAFRAGEDIHRKTASVIFGVPMNEVTKEMRSRAKAINFGIIYGMGPQRLAAETGLSLEEAKRFIETYFEKHPKVHFFIEKTIADARERGYVTTLLGRRRLIPEIRSSTPYIRASAENIAINTPIQGTAADLIKRAMVKIQEEIEKRELKTKMIIQIHDELLFEVPEGELDEAKKLIKEEMEGVMELLVPIVVDIGVGRNWLEAH